A single region of the Vicia villosa cultivar HV-30 ecotype Madison, WI linkage group LG4, Vvil1.0, whole genome shotgun sequence genome encodes:
- the LOC131596490 gene encoding subtilisin-like protease SBT1.7, with amino-acid sequence MLIFKSLQIILLLIFCSRHTTAQTKNTYIIHMDKSTMPETFSDHLNWFDTSLKSVSETAEILYTYKHIAHGFSTRLTHQEAEILSNQPGILSVIPELRYELHTTRTPQFLGLPQTNTVLPQSKQQSQVIIGILDTGIWPEIKSLDDIGLGPIPSSWKGVCEIGNNMNSSNCNRKLIGARFFAKGYEAALGPIDESTESRSPRDDDGHGTHTLTTAAGSAVAEASLFGLASGTARGMATQARVAAYKVCWTGGCFTSDIAAGMDKAIEDGVNILSMSIGGSITEYYRDIIAIGTFTAMSHGILVSSSAGNGGPSAESLSNVAPWITTVGAGTIDRDFPSYITLPNGKNYTGASLYNGKPLSDTFLPLVYAGNVSNSAVGYLCIPDSLTKSKVFGKIVICERGGNSRAEKGLVVKNAGGLGMILANNEEYGEELIADSHLLPAASLGVKSSNILKNYIFTTKNPKAKLVFGGTHLQVQPSPVVAAFSSRGPNSLTPKIHKPDLIAPGVNILAGWTGSVGPTGLTTDKRHVNFNIISGTSMSCPHVTGLAAIVKGAYPEWSPGSIRSALMTTAYTSYKNGETIEDVATGKPATPFDFGSGHVDPVSALDPGLVYDINVDDYLGFFCALNYTAAQIKIAARRDFVCDRKKNYRIEDLNYPSFAVALETASGIGGGSDKPVTVEYNRVVKNVGAPGVYKASVVLSPVDSSSVKVVVVPEIIKFGEVNEKKGYTVRFTCGSMPSGTKSFGYLVWSDGKHKVSSPIVFSWT; translated from the coding sequence ATGCTGATTTTCAAGTCTCTTCAAATTATTCTGCTGCTCATATTCTGCAGCAGACACACCACAGCTCAAACCAAAAACACATACATAATTCACATGGACAAATCCACCATGCCAGAAACATTCTCCGATCACCTTAACTGGTTCGACACATCGCTAAAATCAGTATCAGAAACTGCAGAGATTCTCTACACTTACAAACACATAGCTCATGGTTTCTCCACAAGGTTAACTCATCAAGAAGCTGAAATACTTTCAAACCAACCAGGAATTCTCTCTGTTATTCCAGAACTCAGATATGAACTTCACACAACAAGAACACCACAGTTCCTCGGTTTGCCACAAACCAACACTGTTTTACCTCAGTCTAAACAACAGAGCCAGGTGATTATTGGTATTCTTGACACAGGTATATGGCCAGAGATAAAAAGCTTAGATGACATAGGACTTGGTCCAATCCCAAGTAGTTGGAAAGGCGTATGTGAAATCGGTAACAACATGAATTCATCAAACTGCAACAGAAAACTCATTGGCGCCAGGTTTTTCGCAAAAGGGTATGAAGCAGCACTTGGTCCAATAGATGAATCAACAGAATCAAGATCACCTAGAGATGATGATGGACATGGAACTCACACGTTAACAACAGCAGCAGGTTCAGCTGTAGCAGAAGCTAGCTTATTCGGTTTAGCTTCAGGTACAGCAAGAGGCATGGCTACACAAGCACGTGTAGCAGCTTACAAAGTCTGTTGGACCGGTGGCTGTTTCACTTCTGACATAGCTGCCGGAATGGATAAAGCCATCGAAGACGGCGTTAACATCTTATCAATGTCAATCGGTGGAAGCATAACGGAATATTACAGAGACATCATCGCAATCGGAACTTTCACAGCAATGTCTCACGGAATTCTAGTCTCATCATCAGCTGGAAACGGTGGACCATCTGCCGAAAGCTTATCCAACGTAGCACCATGGATAACAACAGTCGGAGCCGGAACAATCGACCGCGATTTTCCTAGCTACATAACACTCCCAAACGGAAAAAACTACACAGGTGCATCACTTTACAACGGAAAACCGTTATCCGACACATTCCTACCACTAGTTTATGCAGGAAACGTAAGTAATTCCGCAGTCGGGTATCTTTGTATCCCCGATTCATTAACAAAATCAAAAGTTTTCGGCAAAATCGTGATATGCGAACGAGGTGGAAACTCAAGAGCTGAAAAGGGTCTTGTAGTAAAAAACGCTGGCGGTCTAGGAATGATTCTAGCCAACAATGAAGAGTATGGTGAAGAACTAATAGCAGATTCTCATCTTCTACCAGCAGCATCATTGGGTGTAAAATCAAGCAACATTCTAAAAAACTACATTTTCactacaaaaaatccaaaagctAAACTAGTTTTCGGTGGCACACACCTACAAGTTCAACCTTCACCAGTGGTAGCAGCATTCAGTTCAAGAGGCCCAAACTCTTTAACACCAAAGATTCACAAACCCGATTTAATAGCTCCGGGTGTAAACATCCTAGCCGGTTGGACCGGTTCAGTTGGCCCAACCGGTTTAACCACAGACAAAAGGCACGTGAACTTCAACATTATATCAGGAACTTCAATGTCATGCCCTCACGTGACCGGTTTAGCTGCTATAGTTAAAGGAGCTTACCCTGAATGGAGCCCCGGTTCTATACGGTCAGCGCTAATGACCACAGCATACACCTCTTACAAAAACGGTGAAACAATTGAAGACGTGGCAACCGGGAAACCCGCTACGCCGTTCGATTTCGGATCCGGACACGTGGACCCTGTCTCCGCCCTTGATCCTGGACTTGTATACGACATCAATGTTGATGATTATCTTGGATTTTTCTGTGCGTTGAACTACACGGCGGCGCAGATCAAAATCGCGGCGAGGAGAGATTTCGTTTGTGATCGGAAGAAGAATTATAGGATTGAGGATTTGAACTATCCTTCTTTTGCGGTTGCTTTGGAGACAGCTTCGGGAATTGGCGGTGGTTCGGATAAGCCGGTGACGGTGGAGTATAATAGGGTTGTTAAGAATGTGGGAGCTCCGGGGGTTTATAAAGCTTCGGTGGTGCTTTCTCCGGTGGATTCTTCGTCGGTGAAGGTTGTGGTGGTGCCGGAGATTATTAAATTTGGTGAAGTGAATGAGAAAAAGGGTTATACGGTGCGTTTTACGTGCGGTTCGATGCCATCTGGAACGAAGAGTTTTGGGTATTTGGTTTGGAGTGATGGGAAGCATAAGGTTTCGAGTCCGATTGTGTTTAGTTGGACTTGA